A genome region from Tolypothrix sp. PCC 7712 includes the following:
- a CDS encoding LCP family protein: MTIQRTSAEENQSANDSKASKRSIPNSKSGRWLWFWVGMSGIAMVSATAGALLAVSLTSTPLQQAQLSPQEEAVFDGDRISGSGLRFSQLTRPVNILLMGMSVLPPDIENPPADAKNLGYLPQVNSFDGLADVMLLIKFDPETKKMVMLSIPRDTRTEIEGHGVKKINHANLEGGPALTAKTVSNLLNGVAIDRYVRINVLGVAKLIDALGGVTVYVPKDMKYQDDSQHLYINLKAGKQHLNGDQALQLLRYRHDELGDIGRIQRQQMVLRALMDQSLNPATVAQMPKVLDVVKEYIDTNLTVEELVALVGFGVRTNRSNMQMLMVPGRFSEKNEYDASYWLPNKNAIAKLMTKHYGVESTQAQEENNVEPAALRIAIQDSTGGDRSSLRPLIKSLEKAGYRNVYIAKAWGEPLDTTHIVAQQGDGNSAELVRQLLGFGEVRVESTGNLGSDISIQVGKDWVQQKEILEKSTKP; this comes from the coding sequence GTGACCATTCAAAGAACTTCGGCGGAAGAAAACCAATCAGCAAATGACTCTAAGGCTAGCAAAAGAAGTATACCAAACTCAAAATCTGGACGTTGGTTATGGTTTTGGGTAGGTATGAGTGGTATTGCAATGGTTTCAGCAACAGCTGGGGCGCTGTTAGCTGTTTCTTTAACAAGTACACCTTTGCAGCAGGCCCAACTTAGCCCCCAAGAAGAAGCAGTATTTGATGGCGATCGCATTTCTGGAAGTGGTTTGAGATTTTCACAATTAACTCGTCCTGTGAACATTTTACTGATGGGGATGAGCGTACTTCCACCTGATATTGAGAATCCTCCAGCTGATGCTAAAAATCTCGGCTACCTTCCACAGGTGAACTCCTTTGATGGTCTTGCTGATGTCATGCTGTTGATCAAATTTGATCCAGAGACAAAGAAAATGGTCATGCTTTCTATTCCCAGAGATACTCGTACAGAAATAGAAGGACATGGCGTGAAAAAAATTAATCATGCCAATCTTGAAGGTGGGCCGGCTTTAACTGCGAAAACAGTTAGTAATCTCTTAAATGGAGTAGCAATCGATCGCTATGTCCGCATTAATGTTTTGGGAGTAGCAAAGCTAATTGATGCCTTGGGTGGAGTTACAGTCTACGTTCCCAAGGATATGAAATATCAAGATGATTCTCAACATCTATACATCAATTTGAAGGCTGGTAAACAGCATCTTAATGGCGATCAAGCACTACAATTACTCCGTTATCGTCATGATGAATTGGGTGATATTGGGCGAATTCAACGGCAACAAATGGTGCTGCGTGCTTTGATGGATCAGTCACTCAATCCTGCAACTGTGGCTCAAATGCCGAAAGTTTTGGATGTAGTTAAAGAATACATTGATACTAACTTGACAGTTGAAGAGTTAGTGGCACTAGTTGGCTTTGGCGTGCGAACCAATCGCTCCAATATGCAAATGTTAATGGTGCCTGGTCGATTTAGCGAAAAGAATGAGTATGATGCTAGCTATTGGTTGCCTAACAAAAATGCCATTGCTAAATTGATGACCAAACACTATGGTGTGGAATCAACACAGGCCCAAGAGGAAAATAATGTTGAACCTGCTGCGTTACGCATAGCAATTCAAGATAGCACAGGTGGCGATCGCTCTAGCTTACGTCCTTTAATCAAATCCTTAGAAAAAGCTGGATATCGCAATGTTTATATTGCTAAAGCTTGGGGTGAACCACTAGATACCACTCACATTGTCGCTCAACAAGGAGATGGCAATAGTGCAGAATTAGTTCGTCAACTTTTGGGATTTGGTGAAGTGAGAGTGGAAAGTACTGGGAATCTCGGTTCCGATATTAGTATTCAAGTAGGTAAAGATTGGGTACAACAAAAAGAGATTTTAGAAAAATCTACTAAACCTTAA
- a CDS encoding nicotinate phosphoribosyltransferase: MTTLPDLEINANQERWQNWFNQELNFAAEDYSLLTDLYQLTMAACYIGEGVEQKPASFELFARKLPEGFGYLIAMGLAQALEYLEKLRFSPSQIQALQATGIFAHASDRFWSLLAEGSFTGDVWAVPEGTAVFANQPLLRVEAPLWQAQLVETYLLNTLNYQTLIATRAARIRDVAGEQATLLEFGTRRAFSPQGSLWAARAALAGGLDSTSNVLAALQLNQQPSGTMAHALVMALSAMAGSEEQAFTAFHRYFPGAPLLIDTYDTIAAAQHLAPKVNSQEMQLSGVRLDSGDLVSLSQKVRSLLPTVPIFASGDLDEWEIARLKAAGAQIDGYGLGTKLVTGAPVNGVYKLVEIDGIPVMKESRDKATYPGRKQIFRSFVGGMLQVDRLGLATETPLDAEPLLQLVMKQGKKMQSPESLATIRHRTAASVASLPEQTRRLNQPLSVNVEISAALQDLTQNTKKTAEAQR, encoded by the coding sequence ATGACAACGCTCCCAGACTTGGAGATCAATGCAAATCAAGAAAGATGGCAAAATTGGTTCAATCAGGAACTCAATTTTGCTGCTGAGGATTACAGCCTGTTGACTGACCTTTATCAGCTAACAATGGCAGCTTGTTACATAGGTGAAGGTGTAGAACAAAAACCAGCAAGCTTTGAGTTGTTTGCCAGAAAGCTACCTGAAGGCTTTGGCTATTTAATTGCAATGGGATTGGCGCAAGCTTTGGAATATTTAGAAAAGTTGCGTTTTAGTCCTTCGCAAATACAAGCTTTGCAGGCGACAGGAATTTTTGCCCACGCCAGCGATCGCTTTTGGTCATTGTTAGCTGAGGGGAGTTTTACTGGCGATGTGTGGGCAGTACCAGAAGGTACTGCAGTGTTTGCTAATCAGCCTTTGTTACGGGTGGAAGCACCACTTTGGCAAGCGCAATTAGTAGAAACCTACCTTTTAAATACTCTTAATTATCAAACTTTAATTGCTACTAGAGCAGCCAGAATTAGGGATGTAGCAGGAGAGCAAGCCACACTTTTAGAATTTGGTACTAGAAGGGCATTTAGCCCCCAAGGTTCATTGTGGGCGGCGCGGGCGGCGTTAGCAGGGGGATTAGATTCGACTTCTAATGTGTTAGCCGCGCTACAACTCAATCAACAACCAAGTGGTACTATGGCTCACGCCTTGGTTATGGCATTATCAGCAATGGCAGGCAGTGAAGAACAAGCTTTTACAGCCTTTCATCGCTATTTTCCGGGTGCGCCATTGTTGATTGATACTTACGATACGATCGCAGCTGCCCAACATTTAGCACCAAAAGTAAATTCCCAAGAAATGCAATTGAGTGGAGTCAGGCTAGACTCTGGAGATTTAGTTAGCTTGTCCCAAAAAGTGCGATCGCTTCTGCCGACTGTACCAATTTTTGCTAGTGGCGATTTGGATGAATGGGAAATTGCCAGGCTTAAAGCTGCTGGTGCTCAAATAGATGGTTATGGGCTAGGGACAAAATTAGTTACGGGTGCGCCTGTCAATGGTGTTTACAAACTTGTAGAAATTGATGGCATCCCTGTGATGAAGGAATCTCGTGACAAAGCTACTTATCCCGGACGCAAGCAAATATTTCGCTCGTTTGTTGGCGGAATGTTGCAGGTAGATAGATTGGGATTAGCTACAGAAACTCCTCTCGATGCAGAACCTTTGTTGCAACTGGTGATGAAGCAAGGGAAAAAAATGCAATCACCAGAATCTTTAGCAACAATTCGCCACCGTACTGCTGCATCGGTTGCTAGTTTACCAGAACAAACAAGGCGCTTAAATCAGCCTCTCTCAGTCAATGTGGAAATTTCTGCGGCGTTGCAAGATTTGACACAAAACACAAAGAAAACCGCAGAGGCACAAAGGTAA